The following are encoded in a window of Bacillus sp. SORGH_AS_0510 genomic DNA:
- a CDS encoding SdpI family protein: MKKQWFGLILLALIIIGTAISYPYLPQQVGIHWNYKGVPDDFVQKSYGAIFLPGIMLILYILTILLPKIDPKKANYQRFQDTYYLIMNIILTFLFLLQIVQIATSLGKLNPAYVVPELVGLLFILIGNFSPKFKHNYFIGIRTPWTLASEDVWKKTHRFAGKVFVVAGVLLLLVPVIPAAIQPYYTLTVIIFCLGLTVLSSYYFFVKG, from the coding sequence ATGAAAAAACAGTGGTTTGGCCTAATTTTATTGGCTTTGATTATCATCGGAACAGCGATTTCTTACCCATACCTGCCGCAGCAAGTGGGCATCCATTGGAATTATAAAGGAGTCCCAGATGACTTTGTCCAAAAATCCTACGGAGCCATCTTTTTACCAGGAATCATGCTGATTTTATATATTCTCACCATCCTGCTGCCGAAAATTGATCCAAAGAAAGCGAATTATCAACGATTTCAGGATACGTATTATCTAATTATGAACATTATCCTTACTTTCCTATTTTTACTGCAGATTGTGCAAATTGCCACGAGCTTAGGCAAGCTTAATCCAGCCTATGTGGTGCCGGAACTGGTTGGATTGTTATTTATTCTCATCGGTAACTTTAGTCCTAAGTTTAAGCATAATTATTTTATCGGCATTCGGACACCATGGACTTTAGCGAGTGAAGATGTATGGAAAAAAACGCACCGCTTCGCAGGGAAAGTCTTTGTGGTCGCAGGGGTGCTATTATTACTTGTTCCAGTCATCCCAGCTGCCATCCAACCGTATTACACCCTAACCGTGATCATTTTTTGCCTAGGCCTGACAGTCCTTTCCTCCTATTACTTTTTTGTCAAAGGCTAA
- a CDS encoding MFS transporter has protein sequence MSLNQKQSTLALIALAVSAFAIGTTEFISVGLLPLISNDLHIPVTTAGLTVSLYALGVTFGAPVLTSLTSSMSRKTLLLWIMIIFIIGNSIAASATTISVLLTARVISALSHGVFMSIGSTIAADLVPANRRASAISIMFSGLTVATVTGVPFGTFIGQQFGWRTAFILIVVIGIIGLIANSVLVPSSLKKGTKSSFGDQFKLLTNGRLLLMFIITALGYGGTFVVFTYLAPLLQDITGFKEGTVAIILLAYGVAIAIGNMIGGKLSNRNPIGSLFYMFIVQAVVLFVLMFTAPFKVAGLITIIFMGLLAFMNVPGLQVYVVMLAERFVPSAVDVASAINIAAFNAGIAIGSYLGGTITDSIGLIHTTWIGALMVLGAVILTGVSRSLEKKDQQAQAFAKQAG, from the coding sequence ATGTCTTTAAATCAAAAACAAAGTACACTCGCACTGATCGCCTTAGCAGTCAGCGCGTTCGCTATCGGGACAACCGAATTCATCAGCGTCGGCTTACTGCCGCTGATCTCAAACGATCTACACATTCCTGTGACAACCGCAGGATTAACCGTATCATTATACGCACTCGGCGTCACATTCGGAGCGCCGGTCCTAACATCTCTCACATCAAGCATGTCACGCAAGACCTTATTACTATGGATCATGATTATTTTCATCATCGGCAACAGCATCGCCGCGAGCGCAACCACCATTAGCGTGTTACTTACCGCCCGCGTTATCTCAGCATTATCACACGGAGTTTTCATGTCGATCGGCAGTACCATCGCCGCAGACCTTGTACCGGCCAACCGCCGTGCGAGCGCCATCAGCATCATGTTCTCAGGACTCACCGTCGCAACCGTCACCGGCGTACCATTCGGCACCTTTATCGGCCAACAATTTGGTTGGAGAACCGCTTTTATCCTAATCGTAGTCATCGGCATCATAGGCCTCATCGCTAACAGCGTGCTCGTTCCTTCTTCTTTGAAAAAAGGAACGAAATCAAGCTTTGGTGACCAGTTCAAGCTCCTGACCAATGGACGTCTGTTACTCATGTTCATCATCACGGCGCTTGGATATGGCGGTACATTTGTTGTCTTCACCTATTTAGCACCTTTACTACAAGATATAACTGGCTTTAAGGAAGGCACCGTTGCTATCATCCTACTTGCGTACGGTGTGGCCATTGCCATCGGAAACATGATTGGAGGTAAGCTATCCAACCGCAACCCGATTGGATCCTTGTTCTACATGTTCATCGTTCAAGCGGTCGTGCTCTTTGTCCTTATGTTCACAGCACCATTTAAAGTGGCGGGACTGATTACGATTATTTTCATGGGGTTGCTTGCCTTTATGAACGTACCAGGATTACAAGTGTACGTCGTGATGCTGGCAGAACGTTTTGTACCAAGTGCGGTCGACGTGGCCTCAGCAATCAACATCGCGGCCTTTAATGCCGGAATTGCCATCGGTTCTTACTTGGGTGGAACCATCACCGACTCCATCGGCCTCATCCACACCACTTGGATTGGAGCCCTAATGGTCCTCGGCGCCGTCATCCTTACAGGCGTGAGCCGCAGTCTCGAAAAGAAAGACCAACAAGCCCAAGCCTTTGCAAAACAAGCAGGCTAA
- a CDS encoding serine hydrolase, with protein sequence MFQAIEKKFDKTVDTDSKVDNAYLLVHSDSLNLHLNLARVKIGDVPATPEQPFHTASIGKTFTAVLIAMLVEKGKISYEDRVATFLPAEMVQGLHVYKGTDYSEDLSIWHLLSNTSGLPDYYELKPKKGPSFQELLFHEPSRFWTPEETIEWTKQHLTPKFAPGKGCHYSNTGFNLLGLIIEKVTGRVYQEVLHEYIFGPLGMKHTYLCHYSEPAVASDYPVATVYMNDKRVNVTEHKSFSSIYAGGQTVSTSEDLLLFMKALVGGQLVSQESLAAMQKWTKMWLGVEYGLGLMRVRMQPFTEKYNVWGHLGSTGSFMLYNPGFDVYVIGSFNRTGYVGKSIRFVYSILRKIAKVAKK encoded by the coding sequence ATGTTTCAAGCGATTGAAAAAAAGTTCGACAAAACCGTTGATACTGATTCCAAGGTGGACAATGCCTATTTGCTCGTTCACTCGGATTCTCTTAATCTCCATTTGAATTTGGCTCGTGTAAAAATAGGCGACGTACCTGCTACTCCTGAACAGCCCTTCCATACGGCCAGCATCGGAAAAACCTTTACAGCTGTGTTGATTGCGATGTTAGTAGAAAAAGGGAAAATTAGCTACGAGGATCGGGTGGCGACGTTTTTGCCGGCGGAAATGGTTCAAGGCTTGCACGTTTATAAGGGAACCGATTATTCAGAGGATTTAAGTATCTGGCATTTGTTGAGCAATACTTCTGGTTTGCCGGATTATTATGAACTGAAGCCTAAAAAAGGACCTTCATTTCAAGAATTGCTGTTTCATGAGCCTTCCCGATTCTGGACACCGGAGGAGACGATTGAATGGACGAAGCAGCATTTGACCCCTAAGTTCGCACCGGGCAAGGGCTGCCACTATTCGAATACTGGCTTTAATCTGTTAGGGCTGATTATTGAAAAAGTAACCGGGCGGGTGTATCAAGAGGTGCTGCATGAGTACATTTTTGGGCCGCTTGGAATGAAGCATACCTATCTATGCCATTACTCGGAGCCTGCGGTAGCGAGTGATTATCCTGTAGCCACAGTTTATATGAACGATAAGCGAGTCAACGTGACCGAGCATAAGAGCTTCAGCAGTATTTATGCCGGCGGACAAACGGTAAGTACCTCTGAGGACTTGCTTCTTTTCATGAAGGCATTGGTCGGCGGGCAACTGGTTAGCCAAGAGTCCCTGGCTGCCATGCAGAAATGGACAAAAATGTGGCTCGGCGTCGAGTATGGCCTCGGGCTCATGAGGGTGCGAATGCAGCCTTTTACGGAGAAGTACAATGTGTGGGGTCACTTAGGCTCGACGGGGTCGTTTATGCTCTACAATCCTGGCTTCGATGTGTATGTGATCGGGAGTTTTAATCGAACCGGCTATGTGGGAAAAAGCATTCGCTTTGTTTATTCCATTCTGAGGAAGATAGCGAAGGTTGCTAAGAAGTAG
- a CDS encoding aldo/keto reductase, translating to MVKSLQDTTTLSNGVKMPWFGLGVFKVEEGSEVVESVKAALRNGYRSIDTAAIYQNEEGVGQAIRESGIAREELFVTSKVWNADLGYESTIAAYETSLKKLGLEYLDLYLIHWPVAGKYKEAWRALETLYKEGRVKAIGVSNFHVHHLEDVMKDAEIKPMVNQVEYHPRLAQKELRAFCQEQGIQLEAWSPLMQGQLLDNEVLQTIAEKHNKSVAQVILRWDLQNGVVTIPKSIKEHRIIENSQVFDFELTSEDMGAIDSLNEDRRVGPDPDNFDF from the coding sequence ATGGTTAAGAGTTTACAGGATACAACGACGCTTAGTAATGGCGTGAAGATGCCTTGGTTTGGTCTTGGGGTTTTTAAGGTGGAAGAGGGCTCTGAGGTAGTGGAGTCTGTGAAAGCCGCACTAAGAAACGGATACCGCAGCATCGATACTGCGGCAATCTATCAAAACGAAGAAGGCGTGGGACAAGCGATCCGCGAATCAGGAATCGCTCGTGAGGAACTATTCGTAACATCAAAGGTGTGGAACGCTGACCTTGGCTACGAATCCACCATTGCAGCTTACGAAACAAGCCTAAAGAAATTAGGATTAGAGTACCTGGACCTTTACTTGATCCACTGGCCAGTTGCAGGTAAATATAAGGAAGCATGGAGAGCCTTAGAAACACTTTACAAAGAAGGCCGCGTGAAGGCCATCGGCGTAAGTAATTTCCATGTGCACCACCTCGAAGATGTCATGAAGGATGCAGAAATCAAGCCGATGGTGAACCAAGTGGAATACCATCCACGTCTAGCGCAAAAAGAATTACGCGCATTCTGCCAAGAGCAAGGCATTCAACTTGAAGCATGGTCACCATTAATGCAAGGACAATTACTAGACAATGAAGTCCTTCAAACCATTGCTGAAAAACACAACAAATCTGTGGCACAAGTCATCCTGCGCTGGGATCTGCAAAACGGCGTCGTGACGATTCCTAAATCAATCAAAGAACACCGTATCATCGAAAACTCACAAGTATTTGATTTCGAGTTAACATCTGAAGATATGGGTGCTATCGACAGCCTGAACGAAGACCGTCGTGTCGGTCCAGATCCTGATAACTTTGATTTCTAA
- a CDS encoding cell wall hydrolase: MAVVKARTSDIDLLARLLRAEAEGEGEQGMLLVGNVGINRIRANCSDFKGIRTIPEMIYQPHAFEAVQHGYFYQRPRERERRLARRTVNGERFWPAKFSLWYFKPPGECPSTWYNQPFVGKFKNHCFYQPTAETCENVYNTF; encoded by the coding sequence ATGGCTGTTGTAAAAGCTAGAACATCGGATATCGATCTGTTAGCAAGATTACTTCGGGCAGAGGCAGAAGGGGAAGGGGAACAGGGGATGTTGCTCGTGGGTAACGTAGGGATTAACCGAATTCGAGCGAATTGTAGTGATTTTAAAGGGATAAGGACCATCCCAGAAATGATCTATCAGCCTCATGCATTTGAAGCCGTCCAACACGGTTACTTTTATCAAAGGCCAAGGGAACGAGAAAGGCGCTTAGCGAGAAGGACAGTGAATGGAGAGCGTTTCTGGCCGGCAAAATTTAGTTTATGGTATTTCAAACCACCGGGTGAGTGCCCGTCGACCTGGTATAATCAACCCTTTGTAGGAAAGTTTAAAAACCACTGCTTCTACCAACCCACAGCAGAGACCTGTGAAAATGTCTATAACACGTTCTAA
- a CDS encoding DUF3231 family protein: MTSKQIQLTSAEIATLWTSYMNNSMSIQFLNFFLSTVEDPDARKICELGHGIATKVLAEITEFFQQEEIPVPNGFSPSDVNLNAPKLYTDSFMIFYINHMSKAGMAGYSGFTSMCARKDVRKCFKTALILTTELFDESTEVLLEKGLFVRPPYIDYPHQKDFVDSRSYLSGLNPFTNKRPLNTVELSHLFMNIQNNLIGAKLCLSFAQCSPRKEVQKLMLQGKDISEKHVRIFTSTMLENNTQPPISADVAITNSTAEVFSDKLMIFHNGLLTAAGTGNYATAAAASQRTDLIVNYERLSLEIAQYAKDIAYLMIDHQWLEQPPGTMDKVKLAQHKKQN; encoded by the coding sequence ATGACAAGCAAACAGATACAGTTAACATCGGCTGAAATCGCAACCCTCTGGACTTCTTATATGAATAATAGTATGTCCATACAATTTCTAAACTTCTTCTTAAGTACAGTAGAAGATCCTGATGCGAGAAAAATCTGTGAGTTGGGTCATGGGATTGCTACAAAAGTTCTGGCGGAAATTACGGAGTTTTTTCAGCAGGAAGAAATCCCTGTACCTAATGGGTTTTCTCCCAGCGATGTGAATTTGAATGCACCCAAACTCTATACGGATTCCTTTATGATTTTTTACATAAATCATATGTCGAAAGCAGGTATGGCGGGATATAGTGGATTTACCTCGATGTGTGCAAGAAAAGATGTGCGAAAATGCTTTAAAACGGCCCTTATTCTCACTACTGAATTGTTCGATGAAAGCACAGAAGTCTTATTAGAAAAGGGGCTTTTCGTCCGTCCTCCTTACATCGATTATCCCCATCAGAAGGATTTTGTGGATAGCCGGAGCTATTTGAGCGGATTAAACCCTTTTACAAATAAACGCCCTCTGAACACGGTTGAACTCTCGCATTTGTTTATGAATATCCAAAACAACCTGATTGGCGCTAAACTATGTCTTAGTTTTGCTCAATGCTCTCCTCGAAAAGAAGTGCAAAAGCTGATGCTGCAAGGAAAGGATATCTCTGAGAAGCATGTGAGAATCTTTACTTCTACAATGTTAGAGAATAATACACAGCCCCCTATTTCTGCAGATGTTGCCATAACCAATTCCACAGCGGAAGTCTTTTCGGATAAGCTGATGATTTTTCATAATGGATTATTAACCGCTGCTGGAACGGGTAACTACGCAACGGCCGCTGCTGCAAGTCAAAGGACTGATTTAATCGTCAACTATGAACGTCTGTCTCTCGAAATTGCCCAATACGCGAAAGACATTGCCTATTTGATGATTGACCATCAATGGCTCGAACAGCCTCCAGGAACAATGGATAAGGTGAAGTTAGCTCAACATAAGAAGCAAAATTAA
- a CDS encoding autorepressor SdpR family transcription factor translates to MNDAFKALSDPSRRKILHLLKQKDLSAGEIAEHFDMAKPSISHHLNLLKQANLVDAEKKGQQIIYSLNTTVFEDVVTWFMDFLKKEEEV, encoded by the coding sequence ATGAATGATGCTTTTAAGGCGTTGTCTGATCCGAGTCGGCGGAAGATTCTTCATTTGTTGAAGCAGAAGGATTTGTCTGCGGGGGAAATTGCGGAACATTTTGATATGGCAAAGCCGAGTATTTCTCATCATTTGAATTTATTGAAACAAGCGAACTTGGTGGATGCGGAAAAGAAAGGGCAGCAGATTATTTATTCTTTAAATACCACTGTGTTTGAGGACGTAGTGACGTGGTTTATGGACTTTCTAAAGAAGGAAGAAGAGGTGTAG